The following DNA comes from Bradyrhizobium sp. SK17.
GGTCAGTCTCGCGCTGATGCTGTTTCCGTTCCTGCTCCGCCACGTGGCGGAGGCACGACTGCATACCGCGCTGCCGGTGCTGATGCTCGGCGTCGCGGCTGCGTTCGTCCATGGCATCGGATACCGGCCGGACGGCGCCCTGCTCCGGATCCTGTTCGGGCCGGCCTGCGCGTGGACTCTGATGCTGGCCGGGGCACTTCTCATGGCCATGGCGTGAGCGGCAGGAATCCGCGCCGGCACGCCCGGCGCTCCACCAGCCGCCGGTGACCGGACCGTGGGCGAAGCGTTGGGTCGAACCTTCGCCCCGGCCATTCCGACCAATCACGAGCAAGGCCATCCCGCCCCGCGGAGCGCATCCCCATGTCCGGCCGAAACGGCATCCTGTCGCGCCTGATCGTCGCGGCATTCGTGCTGTGCATCGGCACCTCGGCGCAGGCGGAGAAACGCGTCGCGCTGGTGATCGGCAATTCCGCCTACCGGAGCGCGCCGCAACTGCCGAACCCGGCCGGCGACGCCAGGCTGATGTCGGATACGCTCGCCTCGCTCGGTTTCCTGGTGGTCGGCGGTGGTGCGCAGGTCGATCTGACCAAGCCAGGCTTCGAGGCGGCATTGCAGGCGTTCGGACGCGAGCTCGACGGCGCCGATGTGGCGCTGTTCTATTACGCCGGCCACGGCGTCGAGACCCACGGCCTCAATTACCTCGTTCCGGTCGACGCCAATCCCGGCGACGAGGGTGACGTATTCATGCAGGGCATCGGGATGGCCGGCGTGATCGACCAGATGGAGAAGTCCGGCGCCGGCATCAACCTCGTGCTGCTGGATGCCTGCCGCGACAATCCGTTTCGCGATCGCGGCGTGCATTCCAGGACCGGCGGCTTGGCGCAGATGCAGGCGCCGCCCGGCACGCTGATCTCGTTCGCGACCCAGCCGCGCAGCGTCGCGCTCGACGGCGACAATGGCCACAGCCCGTACACGCGTGCGCTGGCCGAGACCATCCGGCATCGGGGCTATGGCCTGTTCAGGACCTTCAACGAGGTCGGGCTTGCGGTGGAGAAGGCGACCCGCGGCCGGCAGCTGCCGTGGCTCGCCTCCTCGCCGATCGCGACCAAATTCTATTTTGCCGGCGAGCCGGTGCCGCAAGCGGTTAAGGCGTCACTGACCTCGGAGGCGACCGCCGCGCAATCGCGGCCGTCGGACGAGGCGCTGCGCCGCGATCTCGTGACCGACTGCGATCGTCTCGCCGCGATGCCCTACGACCTCGGCCATGCCGCGAGCGAGCCGGGCGTCGACATCGACAAGATCAGGATTCCGGAGGCGACCGCGGCCTACAACGCGGCGATGCAGGCCTATCCCGGCGTCGGCCGCTTCGCCTTCGAGGCCGGCCGGGTCGCCAGCGCGCGCAAGGACTATGCCGAGGCACGCCGCTTGTTCGACCAAGCGGCCGCGGCAAGCTATCCGCTCGCCGCCCACAATATCGGCGTCATGTATGAGGGCGGCAACGGCGTGCCGCTCGACAGTGCCGAAGCCGCACGGTGGTACAGGAAGTCGGTCGATGCCGGTGAGCCGATCGCGATGGTCGACCTCGGCTGGCTCTACGAGATGGGACGTGGCGTGGGCCGCAACTGCGCCGAGGCGGTCAGGCTCTACGAAAGCGCGGTGGCGGCCGGCGATCCCGACGCCATGAACAATCTCGGCCTGCTCTATCTGCGCGGCAAATGCACCGGGCGCGACTATGCCGAGGCCCTTCGCCTGTTCGAGCTGGGCACCGCGCTGAACAACGCCGCCAGCATGAACGGCCTCGGCGTGATCTACAACGAGGGCGACGGCGTTGCCCGCAGCGCCAGGCTTGCGCGGCAATGGTTCGAGAAGGCTGCCGCGCTCGGCAATCCCGAGGCGAAGCAGAACCTGCGCGGGATGCGGCGCTGAGCGGCAACTTCGTTGCTTGCGGCGGAAACCGGCGTGGGGTGTCATCCGTAACAACAGGTATCCGACACGGAGCCCCGCATGCGCGCGATCGTCCTCATTGCCGCCATCCTGCTCGCCCTCACCTCGCCCGCCCGGGCCGACGACGTCGGCGCCGCGCAGGACGTGATCCGCGCCCAGGAGCAGGCGTTCGGCCGGGACGACGCCGCGGGCGCCTATTCCTATGCCGCGCCCGCGATCCAGCAGATCTTTCCGCAGGCCGACATCTTCATGTCGATGGTGCAGAGCAAATACGCGCCGGTCTACCGCCACCGCAGCTTCGAGTTCGGCGCGGCGCAGAGCGACGGCGGCCGGATCGCGCAACGCGTCCACATCGTCGACGCCAACGGCGAGGCGTGGGAGGCGCTCTACACGCTG
Coding sequences within:
- a CDS encoding cyd operon YbgE family protein: MRRDGTVAAAVRAASFAAALAVSLALMLFPFLLRHVAEARLHTALPVLMLGVAAAFVHGIGYRPDGALLRILFGPACAWTLMLAGALLMAMA
- a CDS encoding caspase family protein gives rise to the protein MSGRNGILSRLIVAAFVLCIGTSAQAEKRVALVIGNSAYRSAPQLPNPAGDARLMSDTLASLGFLVVGGGAQVDLTKPGFEAALQAFGRELDGADVALFYYAGHGVETHGLNYLVPVDANPGDEGDVFMQGIGMAGVIDQMEKSGAGINLVLLDACRDNPFRDRGVHSRTGGLAQMQAPPGTLISFATQPRSVALDGDNGHSPYTRALAETIRHRGYGLFRTFNEVGLAVEKATRGRQLPWLASSPIATKFYFAGEPVPQAVKASLTSEATAAQSRPSDEALRRDLVTDCDRLAAMPYDLGHAASEPGVDIDKIRIPEATAAYNAAMQAYPGVGRFAFEAGRVASARKDYAEARRLFDQAAAASYPLAAHNIGVMYEGGNGVPLDSAEAARWYRKSVDAGEPIAMVDLGWLYEMGRGVGRNCAEAVRLYESAVAAGDPDAMNNLGLLYLRGKCTGRDYAEALRLFELGTALNNAASMNGLGVIYNEGDGVARSARLARQWFEKAAALGNPEAKQNLRGMRR
- a CDS encoding DUF4864 domain-containing protein, whose protein sequence is MRAIVLIAAILLALTSPARADDVGAAQDVIRAQEQAFGRDDAAGAYSYAAPAIQQIFPQADIFMSMVQSKYAPVYRHRSFEFGAAQSDGGRIAQRVHIVDANGEAWEALYTLERQADGSLKITGCALLKAGQSV